The following coding sequences lie in one Epinephelus lanceolatus isolate andai-2023 chromosome 24, ASM4190304v1, whole genome shotgun sequence genomic window:
- the inha gene encoding inhibin alpha chain — MVSCAVFILGPLWIHILTQACRGEELSREAVLSWFRERVLEGLELEEPLTTVQGPDGNMAHPEARRTPRRAPRTSRTAWVNPQTSLTQERSQIILFPSSDLSCARSPAPGETTNSHFTYYFQPSMNNQDTLVTSAHFWFYADEGDTANSSAQLFILTSAQELLQAAEAPSEMSSDGWATFHLDQNLLASVAEGPFLLQVRCPACQCHTNEPAKTPFLHVHAQPRGPVRSPRHAPVPIPWSPSAIDLLQRPSQERPQHSDCHRAEIEISFEELGWDNWIVHPKVLTFYYCHGNCSAEDRPSAMLGITQCCAPVPGTMRSLRITTTSDGGYSFKYETLPNIIPEECTCI; from the exons ATGGTGTCTTGTGCCGTCTTCATCCTGGGCCCTCTGTGGATCCATATTCTGACACAAGCCTGCAGGGGAGAGGAGCTCTCCCGGGAAGCGGTGTTGTCCTGGTTCAGAGAGCGGGTGCTGGAGGGCCTCGAGCTGGAGGAGCCTCTAACCACAGTGCAGGGACCTGATGGGAACATGGCACATCCAGAAGCGAGGCGCACACCTCGGAGGGCCCCCAGGACAAGCAGGACAGCGTGGGTTAACCCTCAAACCAGTCTGACCCAGGAAAGATCTCAAATTATTCTCTTCCCCAGTTCTG ACTTGTCCTGTGCCAGATCTCCAGCTCCTGGAGAAACCACCAACAGCCACTTCACATATTACTTCCAGCCCTCCATGAACAACCAGGACACCCTGGTCACATCCGCCCACTTCTGGTTCTATGCAGACGAAGGAGACACAGCCAACTCCTCTGCCCAGCTGTTCATTCTCACCTCAGCGCAGGAGCTCCTCCAGGCGGCAGAGGCTCCATCAGAGATGAGCTCAGACGGATGGGCCACCTTCCACCTGGATCAAAACCTGCTGGCCTCTGTGGCCGAGGGCCCTTTCCTGCTCCAGGTTCGCTGTCCAGCCTGTCAATGCCACACCAATGAACCAGCCAAGACGCCCTTTCTCCACGTCCATGCTCAGCCTCGTGGTCCTGTCCGCTCACCCCGCCATGCACCCGTACCAATCCCCTGGTCTCCTTCAGCGATCGACCTGCTCCAGCGGCCCTCACAGGAGAGACCTCAGCACAGCGACTGCCACCGAGCAGAGATCGAAATTAGCTTTGAGGAGCTGGGCTGGGACAACTGGATCGTCCATCCAAAGGTGCTGACTTTCTACTACTGTCATGGGAACTGCTCGGCCGAGGACAGACCCTCCGCCATGCTGGGGATCACACAGTGCTGCGCTCCGGTCCCAGGGACAATGAGGTCGCTGAGAATCACCACAACATCTGACGGCGGGTACTCCTTTAAGTATGAGACCTTGCCTAATATCATACCTGAAGAGTGTACTTGTATCTGa